In a genomic window of Festucalex cinctus isolate MCC-2025b chromosome 11, RoL_Fcin_1.0, whole genome shotgun sequence:
- the gdf3 gene encoding protein DVR-1 — MKNNMRALLLLILVGVDAVPQERRLLGALGLSERPAAAADGLTGSRSRRLEVPPALWKMFRRSKRVQADGGEPCTVSEYGVRGNIIRYVQDQGGVVPGSDMVCPGCVDQHLFFNLAALESSEVLSLAQLHVNFLWRSGPRGSGRTATLLQSGPTISAVLYKVVRPTLKGADPRANRRLLLSQSVRPGQEGVSVTLDVTSLAESWRRPARNYGLLLELRPLDSDLGQSWAAPPVQASLVAVSLHPQQCRTRQRRSIDDAPPPVSPSNICKARRLYVDFKDVGWQDWIIAPQGYLANYCHGECPFPLSDSLNSTNHAILQTLVHSLDPGSTPQPCCVPVRFSPISMLYYDNNDNVVLRHYQDMVVDECGCR; from the exons ATGAAGAACAACATGCGTGCCCTCCTGCTTCTCATCCTGGTCGGCGTGGACGCTGtcccccaggagcggcgtctCCTCGGCGCCCTGGGCCTCTCCGAGcgtccggccgccgccgccgacggACTCACCGGGTCGCGGTCCCGGCGCCTCGAAGTCCCTCCGGCCCTGTGGAAGATGTTCCGGAGGTCGAAGCGCGTCCAAGCCGACGGGGGCGAGCCGTGCACGGTGTCCGAGTACGGCGTCCGTGGCAACATCATCAGATATGTGCAAGACCAAG GCGGTGTAGTTCCGGGTTCCGACATGGTGTGCCCAGGCTGCGTGGACCAGCATCTGTTTTTCAATCTAGCTGCCCTCGAGTCATCGGAAGTCTTGTCTCTGGCCCAACTGCATGTCAACTTCCTGTGGCGGTCCGGGCCCAGGGGCTCGGGGAGGACAGCGACCCTCCTGCAAAGCGGTCCCACCATCAGTGCCGTTCTGTACAAGGTGGTCCGGCCCACGCTGAAAGGTGCCGACCCACGGGCCAATCGCCGCCTCCTCCTATCCCAGTCTGTCCGGCCGGGCCAGGAAGGGGTGTCGGTGACCTTGGACGTCACCTCGCTGGCAGAGTCCTGGCGCCGCCCGGCGCGCAATTACGGTCTGCTTCTGGAACTGCGGCCTCTGGACTCTGACCTGGGTCAGTCCTGGGCGGCGCCACCTGTGCAGGCCTCGCTGGTGGCGGTGTCGCTACACCCGCAGCAGTGCCGAACCCGGCAGCGGAGGAGCATCGACGACGCCCCGCCCCCTGTGTCGCCCAGCAACATTTGCAAGGCCCGACGTCTCTACGTGGACTTCAAGGACGTCGGCTGGCAGGATTGGATCATCGCACCGCAGGGTTACTTGGCAAACTACTGCCACGGCGAGTGCCCCTTCCCGCTCAGCGACAGCTTGAACAGCACCAACCACGCCATCCTGCAAACTCTGGTTCACTCGCTGGACCCGGGAAGCACCCCTCAGCCGTGCTGCGTGCCCGTCCGCTTCTCGCCCATCTCCATGCTCTACTATGACAACAACGACAACGTGGTGCTGCGCCACTACCAGGACATGGTGGTGGATGAATGCGGATGCCGATGA